The nucleotide sequence GAGGTGACTTTagcctgacctttaacctctaaAATCCAATTCAAACCGATGACCAGCAAAGAAAGAACTGGTGGCACTGGTGGCACCTCCGAGCATGAACAAAGGGGggagcaggaaggaggaggaggaggcccacAAATTCATCTTCATCGCTGAATAGATGTGATTAGGTGTCTGGGCTGAACGGTGGGCTGGAGCGGAGATGGTGGCAGGAGGGGGACAGGAGGTGAAATAAGAGGTGGACAGATAATGACAGGCAGCAAGGCCAAATTAGAAGGAAGCAGATGGGGTCTCACCtcgctccctccactcctctAATTACTGGGAGCCAAAGCattctttctcttccttctgtcCAACATCAGGTTTGACGGCACGGCCGCGAGCTGGGGTcacgtgtgggggggggggggagcgtgATTAAAGCCCCGGTGAAATGGAGAAAGATTTAAATTACAGGATCATTTGTAACAGCAACGTGTCCGAAGCTTCTGATGTCATCTCatcagagaaacaggaagtgctgctccTGGGTGCAACGGTAATAGAGAGTCGGGCCAGATGCCGAGACGACAGATTGGAGCTCCCGGCTGCAGCGCGACGGTTGACCAGacgcaggtgagacaggaagtagaaCACAGGTAACGTgatcagaaccttccagaacaTGTTTTTCCTTCCACGACGTCTTTTACTCACCGTTTGTTTCCCCTCTCGAGACTTGAAGAGTTTCCCTTTCAGGATTGGACGTCACCGGGTCGCGTCTCCTTCATGTCCACCGCCTCGTGTCCGGCGTGCACGTTAGCGCATGAAAATCACGCCGCAGTGTGGCTCAAACCTTAAACGGAATAACAAATCAGGAATGTTCCTCCACCTGCGGAGCCGCGGGCACAGTACCCTACATGTTGAAAAGCATGACGGGAAACGCAGAATGAGACGCCGCGTGACTCCTCCCACATGCCGTCAGCGctgctgtgcacgtgtgttcaGTCATTTCATGTAGAATTTCATCATTGGCTGGATGGGCTGGACTCCGCAGGGCTGGGGAAGCTAAGAAAGGGTTTAAAGGAGAGCTCATATCATAGTTCTTTCTCCCTGGAACACGGATCTTTGAGTCTACGTCAGTCTCAGAAGCTGCTCTTCTGCCAGCTGATCCACCAAATACCCGATCTGGAGGGTGGACCTGGTCCTTGTTTCAGGTTGACCAGGCACCCACAACAGTAAGAACCACACCTTGGTCTCTCAACTTGGACCAGCCCGTGAAGACCCTTCCTGGGGCAACAGAACTCCGGGGGTCATCGGTGTAGCCAGTTTTCcaaccactaggtggcagcactTGGATCTTCAACATAGTTTTGTGGACGCTGAGGTGAACATGGATTTTGATGCATGCGTGACGCTTTTGCTGCTGCGGTGCTGCCAATGAGGGGAACCATCGCACATGCTAATGTTTCCGACAGTGGCCTGGCTGCAAAGTGCCCCAGTGACTAACACACAGCGCagcagggtggaggagctgcagcaatCAGAGCGCTGCGCGAGCACTCCACCTGCGATGGGCGTCTGCACTCGGCGCTCGGCTGTAGATGCAAATGGGAAAAACCAAGAGCGTTTGAAGTCTGAGGCGAGGAGCAGAATGGGAGCGTCAGTTCTACTTGTCATCCCGCCCTCGTCTGCATCTGCTGACTGAGTTAAGCGGTGTGTCGAGCAGCGTTAAGGGCTCCTGGAGATgcggagagaggaaggaagcgtGGTTCGAATGCTAAGAGTGTGTCCTGGTGGCGTTCCTCTGGGCTGTGGCGCACTCTTAAATGTGACAagcttcccacacacacacacacacacgtttaggAAAACCCCCTTTAGGAGAGTAGTTTCTTCCTAAATTACCTTTGAAGCCTTTGAATGTTAAATTTACTTCTAAATCTGGAAGGATTTAGTTAAAACTGTGTTCCAAGATCTGAAATGTGCACATCTTCACCACAGCCAGAGAACAGCTACCATTTTATTTAATGCAAAACTTACTTTCGCGATTCCAGATTGGCTAAAGACGAACGTGACAAGGACGTCTGATCTGGGAGCATCTGGAAAACATCAACGCAGTTGGAttcaaagaaaataagaaacaaaaATCTGTATTTTGATTTTCtgatattgtaaaaaaaaaaaaaaaaaaagaaaactcttaACCACACAAAATACTGTAGCAGGAAGTGCTTCCCTGCTGGTTCTGGGCTTCAGGATTTGTGCCACAGGTACATTTTGATCCAGCTTTGAAGAGCTGAAAATCAAAGCCAATCAAGCGTGCGCAGTCCTCCGTGTGGAGATTCGTGCACCGGAAAGGCTGCTTTATGTTTCTGGACAAAAGCTTTTCCATGTGAAGGCCTTTGTTCACCAGTTTCCCTCCCAGATTCTATTTTTTTAGGTGATGACTATTCAGTCTGCAAGATGAAAAAACCCACACAATTAAAACGCTAAAATGTGTCCAGATCAGATGATAAACTGTCatcacgcatgcacacacacacacacgcacgcaccaaAGCCGGGGTCCCTTCCCTCTGCTCTGTGATAAATGtcagccttcctcctcctgaacaGATATCGACGGTTATTTGGGCTTATTTCTCCAatctgttgttcacctgtgcaGAGATGGAATTCATTTCTGCTGGCGTGAGGGGAACTGTAGGACAAGGTCATTTGGCAGCTCTGCCTGAACTGCTGAGATCTCCCAGCTTCTATTTCCAAAGTTTACCTCAAACACAGGAGCAGCgtaaataagataaaataaaagcGACACAAGCTGGTCTTCACTTGGGCTTGAAAAAAGCCTTATTTTTGAGTCAGATGCTCGTATAGATGATCTAAATATCAGTGTGTTTTGTTTCTCTAGAAGGGTTTGTTTCCTTCATTATCTTGGAAAACACAACAATACTTCATGAGATATCCAAGATAGACGCAAATGATGGCTAATGCTAGCTTAGTGTTTATGGATGGCGAGGATGACAAAACAGTGACAATAATTCCTTTTTTATGAGCACatcatatttattattattatacagtTATTCATAAATGCCtcttgtgtttaaaaaaaagttacaaaTACTTTGGATAAAAGTCAAACCGGCACTTGTTAGATTACAACTTTAATTAAAGGCACTTCATCTGTCATGAGATTGGAAAAGGCTTCACTAATGTGTAAAAAGGTAAATGTTGCTAAAATTCATAAAAATGGGAATACTTCAGCACTTCTTGGTGATGTAAACACGACTGCAGGGTGGTGGTTGTGCTCGGAAAAACTCCTGAGATTTGATTTTGAGTCTTTTCATTAAGGTGTTCCTCCGTTTCCAGCTGCTGAAACGGACaggtggacttcctgtttgtgacCCTTACAGATTCCACGTTGGCGCCCTCGCCAGCACGCGCTTTTCTTGAGTCGGCACGCGGAATGATTGAAAGAATCCGACCCGCAGAAGAAAGCGTGATGACGCCATAAACATGAGGAAACTATGGATGAGAAGCTGGAAGGAATGAAAAGCCTGTCAGCCTCCGTAGGGTTCCAGCTGACACTGGAGCACCAGGAATGTTCTGTTGATGCGGAATCAATACAAAAGTCATCAGAATATTAGATTTGATAGTGTTTCTGACTGGCCTATTTGCAGGCTGTGCACTGGGCCGAAAGGTTCCGTGGTTGGTCCTCGAGCCGCAACTGTTTCCAGATTAGATTAAAACGATTTGCTGTAGTACCTTTAAAGTTCCCACAGGAATAACTAGGGTCTGTTACAGTGTCAGATCTTCATCTCAGACATTTCCATCACGCCTCCGCGTCGTGCACGACGGTGCAAATTCCGTCAGCTATTAACTGGAGCGGAGGAGCGTGTGGCGGAGAAGCTTCATGATGGAGGAGGGCTGATCACAGGTCGGTGGTGATGACCGGCGTCACCCCGTGGATGAGCAACGTGGGGCCCAGGTCCTgcgtcagcagctccagctgccgcAAGTAGGTGGCGTATCGACGGGTGTCAGCCGGTGGGCGGGGCAAGTACAGGAAGCGCACAGCAGGGGCGGGCTGAGCGGTGGTGAGGATCAGCTGATTGACAGCCAGCAGATAGTTGTCGGAGAGGCGCGTGGCGTTACTTGGGAAGCTGTTCAcgtactcctcctcctcctcttcctcggcgCGCTCCTTCTCTTCCGCGGAAGCGTCGGGCGACTGAGGCTTCTGGACCCGCTCCCCCTGGCGCTGCCAGtgtagcgccacctgctggtcccaGGGCACGGGGTAGACCTGAGCCTTGATCCTCAGCTCTTTGAGCAGCTGGCCCAGCTTCTCCTCCGAGCCCCGCACGCTCTGCCCTTCCTCCACGCACAGGAAGAGGCGGAGCTTGGCTTTGCGCCAGGCCCTCACCATGTTGAGGACGCATgcgagctgcagcaggaagagggagcAGGTGTCCAcgtagctgctgctgtctggacGCAACAGGTTGACCGGCCACACGTCTACGTAGACCGCCCTCTTCCCCGGGGAGAAGAAGGACGGAGACAGAAACTCGGATCGGTCGAAGCCGTTGAAGTAACGTGCAAGGACCACATTTTTTAGCATCTTCATGGCGTCGGCTATGACCGCCACGTACTCCTGGGGTCCCAGAGCTTTTCCATCCCCGAATTCCCCACAGTCCTGCCTCTCACTGGACACGCGCAGGGGGGAAAAGTGGAAGAGCGGGGGGTTCTGGTCGAACGGCGGGGAAGGATCCGAATGGTCCAAGCACTGAATGGTGGACATGGACGGATCGATGAGCATGTCCCTGGGAAAACTGTCGTCATAGAAACCGAGGACAAGGGTGTTTGGACGCATCCCAcctggagaggacagagaggagacctGTTAGGGAAGGAGTAACGGAGACGAGGACATGATGGTGGCGCCACTGACCCAGTCCGGAAAtgaagaggaggtgctggaTGCCGTGACGCACAGAATCCGCCAGAGTCAGGTTGACAAAAGCTTTGATGTTTAGATGATCCACCAGGGACAACCAGGAGTCATACTGGGACTGCAGGGGGTCCGAGGGCAGCGTGTCTGCGGGGGGGAAGAAGCAGGACGGCGTGAGACAAATATTTTGGGATTCTGTGAAGGTAAACAGAAGGTGAGACAAaggagtggggtggggggtgggggggacaccAGAGAGGATCCTGAGATCTGagcaaaccctaaccctaaccctaacaacagacAAACATTGGAGGCCCTGTGGTGGCCACTGAACAGGGCTCTGGATCCTGAAGGTTCCCTTCCGGGCCTGGAACCTTCAACGCTAATGcccaaagacaaagaaagcagTCAATGACCtccgggaggagaggagacgaatGAAAACCCTCAAAGTGGAAGTAATGTTGGGAGAATCAATTCACTGAGAGAAAAGCTTCGAGTCTGTCTGAACACAAGTGCTACGGAATGTTCTGATGATCCGATGCAGAGTGAGAGACGTCCTTACTGAGATCTCCCAGTTGGACGTGTCCCAGGACGTAGAGGCCGCTCTTCTTGATGTCGttgatgaaggtgatgaggcCCACGCTGCTGCGGGGGTTGGACACCATCAGCAGGATCTGGGGCCTCCAGAACTTCACGTGGTCCTTCCTCACGTCCAGCATCAGCAGGTACTTGCGCACCTGAGGCGGAAGTGTGGGAAAAGGACAGTCATTGGACTTTTTCGAGTTGGTGAGTACAAAACAGAGAAGGCTTTGATCAAACAATCAAAGACCAGAGGCGGTTCAGAGGCCCGGCCCGACGGCTTCGGCCTCCATTTATCGCTGCCGTCTCCATCCTCTCACACTATCACcgctccatccatcactccattCCCtcgtcctcgtcttcctcccgGTTGTTCGCCTGCTTCAATGTCACCCAGTTGGCGCCCGGCCAGACTGGCCGCTGCCGGACAGCACGTCCGGACGCTTCTGCCAGGCCTCATTAATGTAATGGGCAGGATGAGGCGTTAAAAAAGTAGTGCTGCAGTTAAAGAGCTTGTACCCCGCTGGTGATAAACTGTGCGTGATCGCGTCAGGGTGCAGAGAGCAGCGCCGCTATCGCTAATCAGACGCAAGCTGCAGCGGGCGGAAAATTAGCCGGGAAGGCAGACGGAACTCTCCTACTTTTGAGGGAACGTATCCGAATGAGCGAAGCAGCTTTGTGGATGTAACGAGGTGGGTCGGGACTGATCTTGCTGTTTTTTCGgtggttgttttttaatttttctgaTTTTACGCCTTAGTTGTAGTGATTTTTGTCTCTTAAACCTTCTGGTGGCTATTGTGTCTCCCCCTCAAGGGCATTTCAGAGGTTACTGTGGTTGctttttccactttctttctttctttttcaaatcTCTTCATGCTCATTTGCTTTTTCCTTTGCACGTTTCTGCAGTAAATTGGTTCTCTGGTGTTTTGCGTGGCGCTGCGAGTGTTGTTTTCCATAATTTTACACTAATGTTATGGTTACCTGTCTTCTTCAGTTTACCTGATCGGCTCCCTGATTACTTTGCAGCTTTAGGTTTTGAACATTAAGTCTGTAGCCAATTGGCGTGTGCAATTAACATTCGCCTCATTTTGACAATGACACTGGGACGAGGGAGACGTCCAGGGGCTGATTCCAGCCAcggttgaggaggaggaggatgggaaaaaaactaaaacagaaaaacccaaaaaggGCACTGAAGAAAAGCCCAATAAGTTAAGTGGTTGTAATGATGTTCTGGCTGCTGCCAAACTCTGGCACAGGCAGCCGCTCTCACTGCCCCTGCCCGTAACCGCTGCCCGAGCCTTGGCAACGGCTCCTTCCAGAATCAGAGCCCCCTCTTCGTGAGAACAGCAGGGTGGGGGCATCTGCTAAACCTGATATAAATGTGATTgatagcagtgtgtgtgtgtgtgtgtgtgtgtgtgtgtgtgctagatGTTCAGACCTTGGTTTTAGGAAAGGCggttgtgtttgtgcgtctaTAAAGCTTATTGACCGATTGCTGGCACAAATAGAGCCTCTTGTAAAGCAGAGGAGACGAGGTTTTAGCCGCCCCAGTGATGACAATGCACAatcgtgcacgtgcacgtgcatgtgtgtgtttgtgtgtcagaccTGGTGGAAAATCAGCGCCTGGCTGATGTAGCCCCAGCTGGAGGTGGGGCTGAGGTAgtgaatcagcagcagcagcagcagcatgaaggcGATGCTGGCCGAGGCGTAGATGGCGTTGATCAGGAACATCATGACGGCGCAGCCCACGATGCCCAGCACGCACGTGTGCCAGGTGAAGTAACGGAAGGTGGGCCTGggggcaggacaggaagtggaagggcATATCTTAGATAAGTGGCGGGACGCTTATATGTACAAGTCCAAAACTACAAGATGTAGGGGACCATAAACAGCCAAATGGGAttctattatatattatatttgaTATTTAGGGCGATACTTCCGCTGTCCTCCTGGCTGcggctctctctcctccctcttacATTTCACACTGGCCTGACAGGAGCCTCCTCTGTGGACGTTAATCACGTACACGCCCTTGTGGTCTCCGTCTGATCCGGCTGTGGCGCTGAATGAGCGCACCGCCTCCAAACTTTGCTTTTCACACCACCAACTTCCCCACTTTGCCTCTGTGGCTTCTGCAGTTCTGTCATCTTATCCAGTCCACTGGAGAACAGGTGTAATTACGCTAAAAGCTtggccaccacacacactcaccgcCCCACCCTTAATGTAGTCCCTCCCTCTGCCCGCTCCCCGGCCACCAGTGATGTCACCGTGCTGACACAGCAGAAGTCGGCTGAAATAACGGCTGTCCTCAGAGACATTAGACAGACGTGGAGAGAGGAGATCCAGCTTTTAGCCAAAAGTCACACTGTGACGGAGGGAACGCAGGGAGAGGAGCTCACGCTTACACCCCCCCAACAGAAGGAGCTGCCAGGCTCCATGAGTGAGACGTTACGTCAGGCGGCGTCCAAACCCTGgcacagcatcagcagagcctTGATGGACATTAAGGAACCACTCAGGGACTCTAAACATCACTCAGGTTGGACCAGACAGGTGGACGTGGGAGCCAGTTATGTCACTGAGAATCTCACCGAAATGCTAAAACGGGAATTTTCTGGTCCCTGCAGACAGCAAACGTGTCTTTTAAAACATCTGAGGAGTTAAAGGCAATGGTTGTTCAGATAGAGATCTGAGCTTCAGCTCAGAGTTTTATAGTCAAGGTCACTGGGAAACACAATATTCCGGTTTTACTTGCAACTCGTTGCCCAATCTGATGTACACACGACACGATAAAGGTCACATACATCTGATGTGTCTCCGTCACTCCCATACAGTCCGACGTGTGACCCCTCGTGCCCCCACCCATCTTTTAATCTGACGTGATTAAAGGGAGGAAGAcctcacaaaaacaaatgatgtcatcatcatcatcaaaccaCTTCACTCATTTAAGAGATAAGGACATCAAACTGTCCGTCATCCTTCCagcctacctctctctctcacacacacacacacacacacacacacacgcacgcacacacttctATCAATCTAACGTATGTTGTGCACCCGCCGCAGAACCCAGTGATTTTGTTTAATGGTGCTTATGGTTCAGCAGGTCAAGTCACATCATTACACAGCCAATGGAGGCGACGGCAGAAAGGAAACTGCCGCCAGGGGAAGTGAAGCCGTCCATGAGCTGCCGACTGGCTCAAGGTCATTTTTTGATACAGAGTTGATCCATTAAACCAAATGAAACGCCGCTAGCATGCTCTGGATTACAGACCGCCGCAGTCAAAGCTCACTCTCCGTTTTACCTTTGTGTGCATTCTTGCACAAAAATACAGCACCAACACACTTAAGTAGACGTCTTTTCCGCTACATCTCATTTTCCATCTCCCCTCCGCAACAGCAACTTTAAGGGAAAAGGAGAATATTTCTGCTAAATTAGTAATGCTAATTACAAAGCGGTTCTCAGGGGGAGACGCGGCGTTAAATGGCTTTTAATTCTTTTGGCCTGGGAGGAGATGTGGGAGAGAGCCTGACAATGTCGGACCAATGACCAGCGGGGGCaccaacacacatgcaaataatcAGGGTCCAAATTTGACAACAACAATGAAGAGGATGAACAGCgtgaggaagggggagagaagggaggcGCTGAGCAGGCGGCAGACCAGAAAACAAACAGCCTTATCGGCTCCAGGGGCCCCCGGGCCTCCCGGTCAACAGAGATCCactgcaggaaataaaaaaaagtttaactTTGTGTCCTGCCAGCGGTCACACAGTGACGAGGAGGAACGAGCAGATAACACGTGTGACACAACACTGGGCACGCTCAGAGGTTTGGAGTGTGTGCTCAGCTTTAACAACCGGACACACAAAGATATCATTCCATA is from Takifugu rubripes chromosome 11, fTakRub1.2, whole genome shotgun sequence and encodes:
- the LOC101066717 gene encoding solute carrier family 12 member 9, which produces MTERTPLLHYRLAASVNEAEVRPPPAGQAVEQPPGTSRQRSAQQRQPQKLSVFFGVVIPTLLSMFSVVVFLRIGFVVGQAGLCQGIAMFLVAYFIICMTVLSVCAISTNGALDAGGAYYMISRALGPEFGGSIGIMFFLANVCGCALFVLGLVEAVVATFGIPEDGVVLSASQVLPSGYWYSLLYATAIALLCLLVCLVGAHIYAKATFLIFLVVMVVLGTIFISFFAVGPRTITLPSSSSPTPNLTGPAFPTTANFTGFKLETLLGNLWAEYTVDYTTGTMMTFATVFAVMFNGCTGIMAGSNMSGELKNPSYSIPRGTITAVIFTFIIYNLLCVLVACSCDRVLLQRDYSFLRDINIWHPLVTIGVYCSTLSAAMSNLIGASRILYALARDDLFGKVLSPAKKTSHSGNPWASVLISWFLVQLVLFSGKLNTIASIVTIFFLLVYAAVDVACLALEWASAPNFRPTFRYFTWHTCVLGIVGCAVMMFLINAIYASASIAFMLLLLLLIHYLSPTSSWGYISQALIFHQVRKYLLMLDVRKDHVKFWRPQILLMVSNPRSSVGLITFINDIKKSGLYVLGHVQLGDLNTLPSDPLQSQYDSWLSLVDHLNIKAFVNLTLADSVRHGIQHLLFISGLGGMRPNTLVLGFYDDSFPRDMLIDPSMSTIQCLDHSDPSPPFDQNPPLFHFSPLRVSSERQDCGEFGDGKALGPQEYVAVIADAMKMLKNVVLARYFNGFDRSEFLSPSFFSPGKRAVYVDVWPVNLLRPDSSSYVDTCSLFLLQLACVLNMVRAWRKAKLRLFLCVEEGQSVRGSEEKLGQLLKELRIKAQVYPVPWDQQVALHWQRQGERVQKPQSPDASAEEKERAEEEEEEEYVNSFPSNATRLSDNYLLAVNQLILTTAQPAPAVRFLYLPRPPADTRRYATYLRQLELLTQDLGPTLLIHGVTPVITTDL